One window from the genome of bacterium encodes:
- a CDS encoding PAS domain S-box protein yields MTLRYKTHTAVGLTIVALVIALYEIAQHIVMGGFLELEKRNTQLNVERALAAVSEELSNLESDLGDWAPWDDSYEFITNGNQDFIDRNCPVATYENLDLSLMLFIHSSGRIVYSQGYDTESDELIHVPQGSLDYIAANDTLLRHASTESRIAGLVMLPEGPMLVASQPIVTSDFEGPIRGTLIMGRFLDAGLLRGMATRTHLQLDLHSYSESHHLPECETTHVALSDGRDPIVKVQSEYTVAGYGLIRDLYGEPVLVLRAQLPRSIYGQGRASLNYFFALLLIMGITCWAMISILLEKQVIRRVALLANHVRNVGRSNDLAARLPVRGNDEISTLTGEVNRMLAAIERYWGALEAGNTALQEEIREREYTNNALRGSETKYRTYIENAPIGVYVVDSRGVFVESNEVGCRLVGYTRVELFARSMCDILMPDAKECAEQHLGKLVETGRCSGEFDTQNKNGEQVVLAINAAQVAPDRYLVFAVDVTEHRRIQEALRESEERFRQVAESAGEWIWEVDAQGLFTFSNSIVEKVLGYTPQEVVGIMHFYDLFAPDVRDALKEAAFSAFARRETIRQLVNPNIHKSGSIVILETNGVPILDEKGYLLGYRGADMDITLRQRMENELRKSQERLEEAQAIGKIGSWERDLDSGQVFWSAQMYRLYELDPRSLPPPLDGELLSSGPADADKLRDAILQAVERGEKSEMDVQVTLPSGDSAWHHGVILPVKDESGRVARLTGTVQDITEQKRAEETLRVFAESRKELERIVSLSPAIVFLWRAAEGWPVEYVSDNIRLTGYSPEELYSGRVPYASIIYPDDLERVAAEVMEYSKDSNRDSFTQEYRIVTRSGEVLWIDDWTWIRRNEKGEITHYEGIILDVSNRKGAESALRTSLIHLSNAMRLAKMGYWEYDVLKNFFTFSDEFYALFRTTAEEQGGYTMSPADYAGRFVYPEDLPVVADETRKAIETTDPNFFRQLEHRIIYADGKTGHIAVRFQIVKDREGRTIRTYGMNQDITERKQAEQEKERLESQLRQAQKMEAIGTLAGGIAHDFNNILVPILIYTEMTCRSLPAESPNREDLEHVIQAANRAKDLVRQILTFSRQAEQERMPVGFQFVVKEALKLMRASLPTTIGIEEHIDVNCPEVLADPSQLHQVLMNLCTNAAHALRDEGGILEVRLEPVEVDETLRQKLPRLLPGTHVCLTIRDSGKGMDSRTLERIFEPFFTTKAPGEGTGLGLSMVHGIITGHGGEIAAESTPYKGSTFRVYLPIAKATSPRPPATASQTSQGSERILLVDYDPEIARAAERALQQSGYRVTTFTSSPEALDAFRAQPAEFDLVITDQTMPHLTGDRLVKELLAIRPDLPIVLTTGYSETVTVDNYRKLGVREFAMKPLISSELNSAVRRALDGIIESAS; encoded by the coding sequence ATGACACTACGCTACAAAACCCATACTGCCGTCGGCCTGACGATCGTCGCTCTCGTGATCGCCCTTTATGAAATCGCTCAGCACATCGTGATGGGCGGTTTTCTGGAACTCGAAAAGCGGAATACCCAGCTTAACGTGGAACGGGCGCTGGCCGCGGTTTCCGAGGAACTGAGCAATCTGGAGTCCGACCTGGGCGACTGGGCTCCCTGGGATGATTCCTACGAATTCATCACGAACGGAAATCAGGACTTCATTGACCGGAACTGTCCCGTTGCCACGTACGAGAATCTCGATCTCAGCTTGATGCTTTTCATCCATTCGTCGGGGCGGATCGTTTACAGTCAGGGCTACGACACTGAGAGTGATGAGCTGATTCACGTTCCGCAAGGTTCTCTCGATTATATCGCGGCCAACGACACGCTTCTTCGTCATGCGTCCACCGAGAGTCGAATCGCCGGTCTCGTGATGCTTCCAGAAGGACCGATGCTGGTGGCGTCGCAGCCGATCGTGACGAGCGATTTCGAGGGTCCCATTCGCGGCACACTGATCATGGGCCGATTCCTGGACGCCGGTCTGCTGCGTGGCATGGCGACCCGAACGCACCTTCAGCTCGATCTGCACTCCTACAGCGAATCCCACCATTTGCCGGAATGCGAGACGACGCACGTCGCTCTGAGCGATGGGCGAGACCCGATTGTGAAAGTCCAGAGCGAGTACACGGTGGCCGGGTACGGGTTGATTCGCGACCTGTACGGCGAGCCGGTCCTGGTGCTGCGGGCGCAGTTGCCGCGCTCGATCTACGGGCAGGGCCGAGCCAGCCTGAACTACTTTTTTGCGCTGCTGCTGATTATGGGGATCACCTGCTGGGCCATGATCTCCATTCTTCTCGAAAAGCAGGTTATCCGCCGCGTTGCGCTGCTGGCGAACCACGTTCGCAACGTCGGCCGCAGCAACGACCTCGCGGCGCGCCTCCCGGTTCGTGGAAACGACGAAATTTCCACTCTAACCGGTGAGGTCAATCGGATGCTGGCGGCCATCGAGAGATACTGGGGCGCTCTGGAAGCCGGCAACACTGCCCTGCAAGAGGAAATCCGCGAGCGCGAGTACACGAACAATGCCCTGCGGGGAAGCGAGACGAAATATCGCACCTACATCGAAAACGCGCCCATCGGAGTGTACGTGGTGGACTCGCGCGGTGTGTTTGTGGAGTCCAATGAGGTCGGTTGCCGTCTTGTGGGCTACACTCGTGTCGAACTTTTTGCCCGCTCCATGTGCGATATCCTGATGCCCGATGCCAAAGAGTGTGCCGAGCAGCACCTGGGCAAGCTCGTTGAAACGGGACGGTGTTCGGGGGAATTCGACACACAAAACAAAAACGGCGAGCAGGTGGTGCTGGCCATCAATGCGGCACAGGTCGCTCCCGATCGCTATCTGGTTTTCGCGGTGGACGTCACCGAGCATCGGCGGATTCAGGAAGCTCTCCGGGAAAGCGAAGAGCGTTTCCGGCAAGTCGCCGAGAGTGCAGGCGAGTGGATTTGGGAAGTGGACGCTCAAGGTCTTTTCACGTTCTCCAATTCGATCGTGGAAAAGGTGCTCGGATACACGCCTCAGGAAGTCGTCGGAATCATGCACTTCTACGACCTCTTCGCTCCAGACGTGCGAGACGCGCTTAAAGAAGCGGCTTTTAGCGCCTTCGCGCGGAGGGAGACGATTCGGCAGCTTGTGAATCCGAACATCCACAAGAGCGGAAGTATCGTTATCCTCGAGACTAACGGAGTGCCCATCCTCGACGAGAAGGGCTACCTGCTCGGCTACCGCGGCGCGGACATGGATATTACCCTTCGCCAGCGGATGGAAAACGAGCTGCGAAAGAGTCAGGAGCGATTGGAGGAAGCCCAGGCCATCGGCAAGATCGGCAGTTGGGAACGGGACCTCGATTCCGGGCAGGTTTTCTGGTCCGCTCAGATGTATCGTCTATACGAGCTCGATCCTCGAAGCCTTCCCCCGCCGCTCGACGGAGAACTCTTGTCCTCGGGCCCCGCGGATGCAGACAAGCTGCGTGACGCCATTCTGCAAGCGGTAGAACGTGGCGAGAAAAGCGAAATGGACGTTCAGGTAACGCTCCCGAGTGGAGACTCGGCCTGGCATCATGGAGTCATCCTGCCGGTCAAGGATGAGAGTGGGCGTGTGGCAAGGCTCACGGGAACGGTTCAGGATATTACCGAGCAGAAGCGGGCCGAGGAAACCCTGCGCGTTTTCGCCGAGAGCCGCAAAGAACTGGAACGAATCGTCAGCCTAAGTCCCGCCATCGTCTTTCTCTGGAGAGCCGCTGAGGGCTGGCCGGTGGAATATGTCTCCGATAATATTCGACTAACGGGATACAGTCCCGAAGAATTGTACTCGGGGCGGGTTCCCTATGCCAGCATTATTTATCCGGATGATTTGGAGCGCGTTGCCGCAGAGGTCATGGAATACAGCAAGGACTCGAATCGCGACAGCTTCACCCAAGAATACCGAATCGTGACACGAAGCGGCGAAGTCCTCTGGATAGACGATTGGACGTGGATTCGAAGGAACGAGAAGGGAGAAATCACGCACTATGAGGGTATTATCTTAGATGTCAGCAATCGCAAGGGGGCGGAATCGGCCCTCCGTACGAGTCTGATTCATCTGTCGAATGCGATGCGGTTGGCCAAAATGGGGTATTGGGAATACGATGTTCTCAAGAACTTTTTCACCTTCAGCGACGAATTCTATGCGCTTTTCCGAACTACGGCCGAAGAACAGGGCGGCTACACCATGTCGCCCGCCGACTATGCCGGGCGGTTCGTGTATCCCGAAGACTTGCCGGTGGTCGCCGACGAAACCCGGAAGGCTATCGAGACCACGGATCCCAACTTCTTCCGACAGCTCGAACACCGGATAATCTATGCCGACGGGAAGACGGGACATATTGCGGTGCGCTTTCAGATCGTAAAGGACCGTGAGGGCCGCACCATCCGGACGTACGGCATGAATCAGGATATTACCGAACGCAAACAGGCCGAGCAGGAAAAGGAGCGGCTGGAGAGTCAGTTGCGTCAGGCGCAGAAGATGGAAGCCATCGGCACTCTGGCCGGCGGAATCGCCCATGATTTCAACAACATCCTCGTACCAATCCTGATCTACACAGAGATGACTTGCCGAAGCCTGCCGGCGGAATCGCCCAATCGCGAGGATCTGGAGCACGTCATTCAGGCGGCTAATCGCGCCAAGGATCTCGTCCGACAGATCCTGACCTTCAGCCGTCAGGCCGAGCAGGAACGGATGCCGGTCGGCTTTCAGTTCGTCGTCAAGGAGGCACTCAAACTGATGCGCGCTTCCCTGCCGACCACGATTGGAATCGAAGAGCATATAGATGTAAACTGTCCTGAGGTTCTGGCTGATCCCTCCCAGCTCCATCAAGTCCTCATGAACTTGTGCACTAATGCCGCGCACGCCCTCCGGGACGAGGGGGGAATCCTTGAAGTGCGCCTTGAACCGGTGGAGGTGGACGAGACGCTGCGACAGAAACTTCCGCGTCTGCTGCCGGGTACTCACGTCTGCCTGACCATCCGTGACAGCGGGAAAGGGATGGACAGCCGGACTCTGGAACGAATCTTCGAGCCGTTTTTCACTACCAAGGCTCCCGGCGAGGGAACGGGGCTGGGACTCTCGATGGTTCACGGGATTATCACCGGTCACGGTGGCGAGATCGCGGCCGAGAGCACGCCCTACAAGGGCAGCACTTTCCGCGTGTATTTGCCCATAGCCAAGGCGACCTCGCCGCGACCGCCGGCCACCGCTTCGCAAACGAGTCAGGGTTCCGAGCGAATTCTGCTGGTGGACTACGATCCGGAGATTGCGCGGGCGGCGGAACGGGCGCTTCAGCAATCCGGCTACCGCGTCACCACGTTCACCAGCAGTCCGGAAGCTCTCGATGCGTTTCGTGCGCAGCCGGCGGAGTTCGATCTGGTCATCACGGATCAGACGATGCCACACTTGACCGGGGATCGGCTGGTGAAGGAGCTGCTGGCGATTCGTCCCGACCTTCCGATTGTCCTGACCACCGGATACAGCGAGACCGTCACGGTGGACAACTACCGGAAGCTGGGCGTCCGCGAGTTCGCCATGAAACCGCTCATCAGCAGCGAGTTGAACTCCGCCGTTCGCCGCGCTTTGGATGGTATTATCGAAAGCGCTTCCTAA
- a CDS encoding T9SS type A sorting domain-containing protein — protein MKGLAAFLAAIAVSVAAVSTAEVHPVSISNSIVRKTEARAQRILHTLDEIVYWEGWENGDLSDWIPSDGLWRIEQDTSSTNGTLVIVCNDSTTGLYPPGVTTTLTSPLIDLRSISGGWLAANLMISGYLPRQQTYPDCDWWKIEVSRDSGVTWCNAFNPTCDSMGTDYVFSDCPSQWQDFFEPFFFTPLMGYVIQLRLYFQSNLDTLVDSGLRFDNVILEYWPPAVNDISCYSLQVRYPNLVNRPFRITAYFRNESVGTLHDVQTWWRVIGNPWRPFFGVFSLPPGEMISRDTALALSISGTYAIQARSGYGGDQNPANDTTTVESVVVWPAGSDILIGYDNRTMSRSLDYSPGSGPLVHFTPVRDSVVGLCYRLDRIRARFSAEQTGDREMRWHVYRDAGGSPGEEILDTVIVVHSYETGPESQREVTFPADLYPWWYEDFWVWLEVTNDTEPEHFPQILGENAEPWPDIHYYVWNGDGTPTPSAYFYQIQAVIIDCLPVSDDAMPIPITARLEQNYPNPFNSRTYIRFDVPKSGLVTIDVCDLLGRHIATLTERTFPAGRQSVVFDASTLGSGIYFCRMRAGDYNDIRKMVLLR, from the coding sequence ATGAAAGGACTTGCAGCATTTCTGGCGGCCATAGCGGTTTCTGTGGCGGCAGTTTCGACGGCAGAAGTTCATCCCGTCTCCATCAGCAACTCCATTGTCCGAAAAACGGAGGCGCGCGCGCAACGTATTCTTCATACGCTGGACGAAATCGTTTACTGGGAAGGTTGGGAGAACGGTGATCTATCCGACTGGATACCGAGTGACGGACTTTGGAGAATCGAGCAGGACACGAGCTCGACCAACGGAACCCTTGTCATCGTTTGCAATGACTCCACAACCGGCTTGTACCCTCCGGGCGTTACCACCACCTTGACCTCGCCCTTGATTGATCTCCGCTCGATCTCCGGTGGTTGGTTGGCGGCGAATCTCATGATTAGCGGATATCTGCCGCGCCAGCAAACCTACCCTGATTGCGACTGGTGGAAAATCGAGGTCTCCCGTGACTCCGGCGTTACCTGGTGCAATGCGTTCAATCCGACCTGTGATTCAATGGGAACGGACTATGTATTCAGCGATTGTCCCTCTCAGTGGCAGGATTTCTTCGAACCCTTTTTTTTCACTCCCTTGATGGGGTACGTGATCCAATTGCGGCTCTACTTTCAGAGCAATCTCGATACTCTCGTGGATTCCGGTCTACGCTTCGACAACGTGATCCTGGAGTATTGGCCGCCCGCCGTCAACGACATTTCCTGCTACAGTCTGCAAGTTCGCTATCCGAATCTTGTCAACCGTCCCTTCCGCATTACCGCTTACTTCCGAAACGAGAGCGTGGGTACACTGCATGACGTTCAGACGTGGTGGCGGGTGATCGGAAATCCGTGGAGACCGTTTTTCGGAGTATTCTCCCTGCCGCCGGGAGAGATGATTTCCCGCGACACGGCGCTCGCCCTGTCCATTTCCGGCACCTATGCGATACAAGCACGATCGGGATATGGCGGGGACCAAAATCCCGCCAACGACACGACGACGGTCGAGTCGGTGGTCGTGTGGCCGGCGGGATCGGATATTCTGATTGGTTACGATAATCGCACGATGTCACGGAGTCTTGACTACTCTCCGGGTTCGGGTCCGTTAGTTCATTTTACGCCGGTGCGGGATTCCGTGGTGGGACTCTGTTATCGTTTGGACAGAATTCGAGCGCGATTCTCCGCGGAACAAACAGGAGATCGCGAAATGCGCTGGCACGTGTATCGGGACGCGGGAGGGAGTCCAGGGGAAGAAATCTTGGACACGGTGATCGTGGTTCATTCCTACGAGACGGGTCCTGAGTCGCAAAGGGAAGTCACTTTTCCGGCGGACTTGTACCCGTGGTGGTACGAGGACTTCTGGGTATGGCTTGAGGTTACGAACGACACGGAACCGGAGCATTTTCCGCAGATATTGGGTGAAAACGCAGAGCCCTGGCCGGACATTCACTATTACGTATGGAACGGCGACGGTACACCAACTCCATCGGCGTACTTCTATCAGATCCAAGCGGTCATCATAGACTGTCTGCCCGTATCTGATGACGCAATGCCGATACCGATCACCGCCCGACTGGAACAGAATTATCCGAATCCCTTCAACTCACGAACGTATATTCGCTTTGATGTACCCAAATCCGGACTCGTAACGATTGACGTATGCGACCTGCTCGGGAGACATATTGCCACTTTGACCGAACGCACGTTTCCGGCGGGAAGGCAGTCGGTGGTTTTCGACGCAAGCACACTCGGCTCGGGCATCTATTTCTGCCGAATGCGCGCGGGCGATTACAACGATATTCGGAAGATGGTGCTGTTGAGGTAG
- the amrB gene encoding AmmeMemoRadiSam system protein B produces the protein MLCIVSVLILLSSGCSARQTSATVREPAVAGQFYPSDATALRLAIDRFMAEALPKRVDKPLAIIVPHAGYVYCGQIIADAFRQTEGESYDLIVILGTNHTISGFHGVSVYTRGSFRTPLGDAAIDEKAADRLLEADRDFVFDPRVHAKEHSIEVEIPFVQTLFPDAKILPIVIGSPDLELCTRLAEALTTILQDRRVLIVASSDLSHYPQYEDARRVDKEMLKTVALLDAEAVLATIPVLMSQRVQGLFTCACGDGPILTAMIAAKKWGANRGTVISYANSGDALVGDYNRVVGYGAVVFTKDEAGADTSALQLQPEAGSTSVLTASDKSALLALARKSIEWQLTSQTLPLPRGFGAGARIKEGAFVTLKKRGELRGCIGHMAEDTPLDRVVGRMALSAAFEDRRFRPVTASEMSEITVEISALTPMQPITDAGKIRIGTDGVVIRKEGRSAVYLPQVATEQNWSREEMLGHLCEKAGLPGDAWKRDAQFLVFQAVVFSEDDSLRDH, from the coding sequence TTGCTTTGTATCGTATCGGTTCTCATTCTTCTGAGCAGCGGGTGCTCGGCGCGCCAGACGAGCGCGACGGTGCGGGAACCGGCCGTCGCGGGACAGTTTTATCCGTCGGATGCGACGGCGCTGCGGTTGGCGATTGACCGGTTCATGGCCGAGGCGCTGCCCAAGCGCGTGGACAAGCCCTTAGCGATCATTGTGCCTCATGCGGGTTATGTGTACTGCGGGCAGATTATCGCCGACGCCTTCCGTCAGACGGAAGGAGAATCGTACGATCTCATCGTGATCCTCGGCACCAATCACACGATCTCCGGATTCCACGGCGTGTCGGTTTACACGCGGGGAAGTTTCCGCACGCCACTGGGGGACGCGGCGATTGACGAAAAGGCGGCGGATCGTCTGCTGGAAGCCGACCGGGACTTCGTCTTCGATCCGCGCGTGCACGCCAAGGAACACTCCATCGAAGTCGAGATTCCTTTTGTGCAGACGCTCTTCCCGGATGCGAAGATCCTGCCGATCGTAATCGGGAGTCCCGATTTAGAGCTCTGCACACGGCTGGCAGAAGCGCTGACCACTATTCTGCAGGACCGTCGCGTGTTGATCGTAGCCAGTTCGGACTTGTCGCATTATCCGCAATATGAAGATGCGCGCAGAGTGGACAAAGAGATGTTGAAGACCGTGGCCTTGCTCGACGCGGAAGCGGTGCTTGCCACCATTCCGGTTTTAATGAGCCAGCGAGTTCAAGGGCTGTTCACGTGCGCTTGCGGAGACGGGCCGATTCTGACGGCAATGATCGCGGCCAAGAAATGGGGAGCCAATCGCGGGACGGTCATCAGCTATGCGAATTCGGGAGACGCGCTGGTCGGAGACTATAACCGCGTGGTGGGATACGGCGCGGTCGTCTTCACGAAAGACGAAGCCGGAGCGGATACTTCCGCTTTGCAGCTGCAACCCGAAGCCGGCAGCACAAGCGTGCTCACGGCAAGCGACAAGAGCGCGCTGCTGGCGCTGGCCCGGAAGTCCATCGAGTGGCAATTGACGAGCCAGACGTTGCCTCTCCCACGGGGATTCGGAGCGGGAGCGAGAATCAAGGAGGGCGCGTTTGTCACTCTGAAAAAGCGCGGCGAGCTGCGCGGCTGCATCGGCCACATGGCCGAGGACACGCCGCTGGATCGCGTGGTCGGCCGCATGGCGCTGTCGGCCGCGTTTGAAGACCGCCGTTTCCGACCGGTGACCGCAAGCGAAATGAGCGAGATCACGGTCGAGATTTCCGCCCTGACACCGATGCAGCCGATCACGGATGCCGGGAAGATTCGCATAGGCACGGACGGCGTAGTGATTCGCAAGGAAGGACGTTCGGCGGTCTATCTGCCGCAGGTGGCGACCGAACAAAACTGGTCGCGGGAGGAAATGCTCGGCCACCTCTGCGAGAAAGCCGGTTTGCCGGGCGACGCCTGGAAGCGGGACGCGCAGTTTCTCGTATTTCAGGCCGTGGTGTTTTCCGAAGACGACTCCCTGCGAGATCACTGA
- the amrS gene encoding AmmeMemoRadiSam system radical SAM enzyme — protein sequence MTIQQFSRREFLVSAGKIGIAACGAYALFSSSPWLRSVFRCSSELYARDKLGELAAAAPLARYWVSTLHAEGHCRECHTPEEIASDPGHRHDELAVKCLLCAQSCMIANRERGKCRSRMNVNGELRSLVYGRPISVHVDPIEKKPFYHFLPGSQAYSLATSGCPLHCRFCQNWEISQIRPEDYDVAYTPPASIVRSVVDRRAPVIAFTYNEPTVFVEYLTDIARAAREENVRSVLISCGFMNEAPLAEMCSVLDAIKIDLKGFSEDFYRKVCSAELKPVLRSIRQVAKSGTHLEIVNLVVPTLNDSDVMIGELCDWVIGELGPDVPVHFTRFHPDYQLLNLSPTPVETLERARSVALAKGMHYPYVGNVPGHAGNHTYCPRCGKIVIERSGFFIAAMHMKNGQCEYCDEPIAGVWQ from the coding sequence ATGACTATCCAGCAGTTTTCACGACGTGAATTTCTGGTCTCAGCCGGGAAAATCGGCATCGCCGCGTGCGGTGCGTATGCCCTGTTTTCAAGCTCTCCGTGGCTGCGGAGCGTTTTTCGCTGTTCGTCCGAGCTGTACGCGCGCGATAAGCTCGGCGAGCTGGCGGCGGCGGCGCCGCTCGCGCGGTACTGGGTTTCCACGCTGCACGCCGAAGGGCATTGTCGGGAGTGTCATACGCCCGAGGAGATCGCGAGCGATCCCGGACATCGTCATGACGAACTCGCGGTAAAATGTCTGCTCTGCGCGCAGAGCTGCATGATCGCCAACCGCGAGCGCGGCAAATGCCGTTCGCGCATGAACGTGAACGGAGAACTGCGCAGCCTGGTCTATGGCCGACCGATTTCGGTTCACGTGGATCCCATCGAGAAGAAGCCGTTCTATCACTTTCTGCCCGGTTCTCAGGCGTACTCACTGGCGACTTCGGGCTGTCCGCTGCATTGCCGCTTCTGTCAGAACTGGGAGATTTCGCAGATTCGGCCCGAAGACTATGACGTGGCCTACACGCCGCCGGCGAGCATCGTCCGCAGCGTCGTGGATCGTCGCGCTCCGGTGATCGCGTTCACCTACAACGAACCGACGGTGTTCGTCGAGTATCTGACCGACATCGCCCGCGCCGCCCGCGAGGAGAACGTTCGCAGCGTGCTCATCAGTTGCGGATTCATGAACGAAGCTCCGCTCGCGGAAATGTGCTCGGTGCTCGATGCGATCAAGATTGATCTCAAGGGATTCAGCGAGGATTTCTACCGCAAGGTGTGTTCGGCGGAGCTGAAGCCCGTGCTGCGCAGCATCCGGCAGGTGGCGAAGAGCGGCACTCACCTCGAAATCGTGAATCTGGTGGTGCCGACGCTGAACGATTCGGACGTGATGATCGGCGAACTGTGCGACTGGGTGATCGGTGAACTCGGACCGGACGTGCCGGTGCACTTCACGCGCTTCCATCCCGACTACCAATTGCTCAACCTCTCGCCCACACCGGTCGAGACGCTGGAGCGGGCGCGTAGCGTAGCTTTGGCCAAGGGAATGCACTATCCATACGTGGGAAACGTGCCCGGACACGCGGGGAATCACACGTATTGCCCCCGATGTGGAAAGATCGTGATCGAACGCAGCGGATTCTTCATCGCCGCCATGCACATGAAGAACGGACAATGCGAATATTGTGATGAACCGATAGCCGGAGTCTGGCAATGA
- a CDS encoding sigma-54 dependent transcriptional regulator: MPEPTQREVILVVDDNPDTVEVLDRNLSRQGYQVFTAASAASALDVLTATPIDLVITDHKMPGTSGLDLIRHVRDNFRDTEVMMITGYASVQNAVAAVKTGAEEYLAKPFTDDELLEAIGRVLRKLRQRRARYRISEIADLPQFGLIGISDVMMRVIRTLKKAASTKSTVLIAGESGTGKELVARAIHYCSSRAAGPFVPINCGGIPEGLLESELFGHVKGAFTGATESRAGFFQTAEGGSIFFDEISELSLALQVKLLRVLQDNEVCMVGANRATTVDVKILAATNKDLAALVQKGAFREDLYFRLNIITLAVPPLRERGDDVLLLVQYFARKFAKEFEKRVPQFSERAVQALKAYDWPGNVRELENIIHRVIIMSDGDTVDVADLPSLMRYSAARTYSLDRTLADVEAEHIRRVVVGQKGNKSAAAKILGIDRKTLREKMKQFGIS, encoded by the coding sequence ATGCCGGAACCAACGCAACGTGAAGTGATCCTGGTGGTGGACGACAATCCCGACACGGTGGAAGTGCTTGATCGCAACCTCAGCCGGCAAGGGTACCAAGTGTTCACCGCCGCGAGTGCGGCTTCCGCGCTTGACGTTTTAACCGCCACGCCGATAGACCTCGTGATTACCGATCATAAGATGCCGGGCACCAGCGGTCTGGATTTGATTCGACACGTCCGCGACAACTTCCGGGACACCGAAGTGATGATGATTACCGGCTACGCTTCGGTTCAGAACGCGGTGGCGGCCGTGAAGACGGGCGCGGAAGAGTATTTGGCCAAGCCGTTCACCGATGACGAGCTGCTGGAAGCGATTGGCCGCGTTCTCCGGAAGCTGCGGCAGCGACGGGCCCGCTACCGCATATCGGAGATCGCCGATTTGCCGCAGTTCGGTCTGATCGGTATCTCGGACGTGATGATGAGGGTGATTCGCACGTTGAAGAAGGCCGCTTCCACGAAGAGCACGGTGCTGATCGCGGGAGAGAGCGGAACCGGCAAGGAGCTGGTGGCGCGGGCGATTCACTATTGCAGTTCGCGGGCGGCCGGGCCGTTTGTGCCGATCAACTGCGGCGGCATTCCCGAGGGACTTTTGGAAAGCGAGTTGTTCGGACACGTGAAAGGCGCGTTTACGGGCGCCACCGAATCACGAGCGGGTTTTTTTCAGACGGCGGAGGGCGGTTCCATTTTTTTCGATGAGATCAGCGAGTTGAGTCTGGCGCTGCAAGTGAAACTATTGCGCGTTCTGCAGGATAATGAGGTGTGCATGGTGGGAGCCAACCGGGCCACCACCGTGGACGTGAAGATTCTGGCCGCCACCAACAAGGATCTGGCGGCGCTCGTGCAAAAGGGCGCGTTCCGCGAGGACCTCTATTTCCGGTTGAATATCATCACTCTGGCGGTTCCGCCGCTGCGCGAGCGGGGGGACGACGTGCTTCTGCTCGTGCAGTACTTTGCCCGGAAATTCGCCAAAGAATTCGAGAAGCGCGTTCCGCAATTCAGCGAGCGGGCGGTGCAGGCTCTCAAGGCCTACGACTGGCCGGGCAACGTTCGTGAATTGGAGAATATCATCCACCGGGTCATCATCATGAGCGACGGCGACACGGTGGACGTGGCGGACTTGCCTTCGCTGATGCGCTATTCGGCGGCGCGCACCTACAGTCTCGACCGCACCTTGGCCGACGTCGAAGCCGAGCACATCCGGCGAGTGGTCGTCGGTCAGAAAGGCAACAAGAGTGCGGCCGCCAAAATCCTCGGAATTGATCGTAAAACGCTGCGCGAGAAAATGAAACAGTTCGGCATTTCTTAG